A portion of the Calothrix sp. 336/3 genome contains these proteins:
- a CDS encoding metallophosphatase, whose translation MAKWAILSGIEGNIAAYEAVMADIKLQIRGIEALYILGDVVGATPESEQVVERILNPKRGELEPLVCKGWWEEQCLILHGWSATVEPTDLLEKYGGETVKLLWDAVSKQTVNWIRSLDFGFFELDCLLIHGSTVSIDEELTPDTPPIFMCDRLSRMQANNFFCGRSGLAFQYHLEGGSVTSSVTTLDTQTPPQVVTIDSKQIVGVGNVGRSYGEAVYTLYNPDSNQVEFRNVRYGEKKGFAKV comes from the coding sequence ATGGCAAAATGGGCGATTTTAAGCGGAATTGAGGGAAATATTGCAGCCTACGAAGCGGTAATGGCTGATATCAAGCTGCAAATTCGGGGAATTGAAGCATTATATATCCTCGGTGATGTGGTGGGAGCCACACCCGAATCGGAACAGGTGGTAGAAAGGATACTGAATCCCAAGCGGGGAGAATTAGAACCTTTAGTATGTAAAGGGTGGTGGGAAGAACAATGTTTGATTCTCCATGGTTGGAGTGCAACAGTTGAACCCACGGATTTGTTAGAAAAGTATGGGGGAGAGACAGTAAAATTGCTCTGGGATGCGGTTTCTAAACAAACGGTGAATTGGATACGCAGTTTAGATTTTGGCTTTTTTGAATTGGATTGCTTACTGATTCACGGTTCTACAGTATCCATTGATGAAGAGTTGACTCCCGATACTCCCCCCATTTTCATGTGCGATCGCCTTTCTCGGATGCAAGCCAATAATTTTTTCTGCGGTCGTTCTGGTCTAGCTTTTCAGTATCATCTAGAAGGTGGTTCTGTCACTTCCAGTGTGACAACCCTGGATACCCAAACTCCTCCCCAAGTTGTCACCATTGATTCTAAGCAAATAGTCGGTGTCGGTAACGTCGGACGTAGCTATGGGGAGGCAGTGTATACCCTATATAATCCAGATAGTAATCAAGTGGAATTCAGAAACGTCCGTTACGGAGAAAAAAAGGGTTTTGCTAAAGTTTAG